The sequence GAAGCGTGCCCGCGCCGTCCGGCGCGGGGATGGCGGCCAGCAGGGCCCGGGTGTAGGGGTGTTTCGGGTCGGCCCAGACCTCGGCGGTACGGCCGATCTCGACGATCTTGCCCAGGTACATGACCGCGATCCGGTCCGCGATCATCCGGACGACCGACAGGTCGTGGCTGATGAAGAGCAGCCCCGCCCCCGACTCGAGGGTCAGCGACCGCATCAGCCCCGCGACCTGCGCCTGGGCGGAGGCGTCCAGCGCGGAGATCGGCTCGTCGCCGATCAGCAGGGAGGGGCGGGCGGCCAGGGCGCGGGCGATGGCGATGCGCTGCCGCTGCCCGCCGGAGAACTCGTGCGGGTAGCGGGCGGCCATGTCGGCCGACAGCCCGACCCGTTCCAGCAACTCGCCAGGGGTCGGGCCGCCGCGCCGGCCGTCGGCGATCTGGCCGCCGACCCGGCGGCGCGGGTTCAGCGACGCGAACGGGTCCTGGAACACCATCTGGATCCGGGTCAGCGCGGGATCGCGGCGGCGCAGGCCGAGCGGCGTCACCGGGCGGCCCTCGAACCCGATGGAACCGCCGGACGGGCGGACGATCCCGCAGATGGCGCGTGCCAGCGTGGACTTTCCGCAGCCCGACTCGCCGACCAGGCCGACGACCTCGCCGGGCGCGACGGACAGGTCGACACCCGCCACCGCCCGCACCGGGGGCCGGTCCGGGCTGCGATGGTCGACCACCAGGTTCTCGACGGCCAGCAGCGACGTGGCGGGCGCCGGTTCGGCGCCGTCCAGCAGTTTCATGAAGTGCTCCGCTCCGGCAGCGCGTCCAGCAGCATTCGGGTGTACTGGTCGGCGGGCTCGCGCATGACCTGGGCACGCGCGCCGGTCTCGACCAGCAGGCCCGCCCGCATCACGCTGATCGTGTCGGCCACCGCCGACATGACGCCCAGGTCGTGGGTGACCAGCAGGACGGCGAGTCCGAGTTCGTCGCACAGGCCGCGCAGGAGGCGCAGCACGCCGGCCTGGACGGTCACGTCGAGCGCGGTGGTCGGCTCGTCCGCGATCAGGACCTTGGGGTCGCAGGCCAGCGCGGCCGCGATCGCGATGCGCTGGCGCATGCCGCCGGAGAACTGGTGGGGGTACCGCCTGAGCGCGCCGTCGGCGTCCGGGATGCGCACCCTCGTCAGCAGTTCGACCGCGCGGCGGTGCGCCTCGGCCTTGTCCAGCTTCAGATGGTGACGCATGTGGTCGGTGAGCTGGCGGCCGATCGAGAGCATGGGGTGCAGGCTCGTCGACTGGTCCTGGAAGACCATGCCGATCTCGCTGCCGCGCAGCGCGTTCATCTTCTTGGGCGGGA is a genomic window of Actinomadura citrea containing:
- a CDS encoding ABC transporter ATP-binding protein, which codes for MKLLDGAEPAPATSLLAVENLVVDHRSPDRPPVRAVAGVDLSVAPGEVVGLVGESGCGKSTLARAICGIVRPSGGSIGFEGRPVTPLGLRRRDPALTRIQMVFQDPFASLNPRRRVGGQIADGRRGGPTPGELLERVGLSADMAARYPHEFSGGQRQRIAIARALAARPSLLIGDEPISALDASAQAQVAGLMRSLTLESGAGLLFISHDLSVVRMIADRIAVMYLGKIVEIGRTAEVWADPKHPYTRALLAAIPAPDGAGTLPDELPGDVPDPASPPSGCRFHPRCPHAMEICSRREPVQERGVACWLYDSAPQ
- a CDS encoding ABC transporter ATP-binding protein; this translates as MTLLNIEGLTVELGGRQIIRGVDLVLEPGRIHGLAGESGSGKTMTGLGVMGLLPHGARTGGRILFDGTDLLALPPKKMNALRGSEIGMVFQDQSTSLHPMLSIGRQLTDHMRHHLKLDKAEAHRRAVELLTRVRIPDADGALRRYPHQFSGGMRQRIAIAAALACDPKVLIADEPTTALDVTVQAGVLRLLRGLCDELGLAVLLVTHDLGVMSAVADTISVMRAGLLVETGARAQVMREPADQYTRMLLDALPERSTS